Proteins encoded in a region of the Mucispirillum schaedleri ASF457 genome:
- a CDS encoding ATP-binding protein, which produces MLRNKSIAVKFFLGFFLTSAIAILLMMAVVYFAVKNHVINTRVDRLEIIHNIKVKQLQNAVHYMENPILRFLKTNSDAYGLDKLFNAYNNLSNGISSETVEVCRNELSKQYAGQYNNKPILNYLNISSNYAVPVSNSGIIAQCMDLMEKIGIESMKDINYNEPFIKKYKELSEYFSNTFSLLLDTSGFENILFVSSDDDIVFTPRKSSVLGHNLISSHWIKGLSNQISKFHSMVNEGGTDYYFVDMQPYMPLDGYPAFFIISPIFKDSKYYGSIVLVLSSLFIDTILSDNNNWQKEGLGKTGDVYITNLNDKFRSNKRYLVENRQDYLALLKNIKNPSVAYDMVEQFGTVAYYGSILRNPSLDAYAGNKGYDFSKTVDGIDIVTYYSPVNIGNLKWMLFVRMELSEIISEVVPIKILMRNMIIPVLIILLTVTTAFAYFITKPIRQMQKSCMAIASGESLPIDVHGSYKEINDLVKSFDTMITILMENEKQTEEVKKALEDTISNKALIAQELKKEKDFITRILDAKGFIIFVIDDNDKIIRTNNAIKDFYPDLDLLGLNYKEIVPDEYQRRIVYIVSMLRAGDAQVLHLITEIKLNDKTAFIEWTFSVFTSRDFEDGHLVQFITAIGVNVTERYEAEKSYKESASMFHRIFSKAYDAILIADENNNILLVNKSFESLFEVDYIDLVGKPVITNIISNEYKNVILSDTQEGKSLEIEALRSDKSKFPVDISISKIMYQDKLSILYILRDASLRKKQDRQLQAALKRAKDAEKTKSEFFVNMSNEIRIPLNGIMGFIDLLKETNLDTTQKEYLKIINSSSDGLFSIINDILDFSKIESGKMQLESIEFNSWKVFEDSVAIYATKAMDKNILLICLFSIDMPKYLLGDPLRIRQIIINLISNAIKFTDVKGRVIVRATVISKNSDKCKIRISIKDNGIGIAKEQQKMMMDAFSQPDTSITHQYGGSGLGLAICKSLTQSMHSSLNVYSEYGKGSEFYFTLELPVVDRKDTQMKTDFSNTHIILLGCEENCPAKELYEEYIKNLKVEVRYTTNIDDIRPDDIKIVGISYDDNEYDFIKKVVNEFPEKSFIIFSITSLDNRIYDLGDTNVYPLVPPLSMSKLISVLSDILGYNKSYLAKNKKTEKNIFSGSIMLVDDNEVNNRLSEILLKNMGLKVDIAENGQIAVDKYKKNMYDLIFMDVYMPIKDGLTAAREIVAYEREMKLPHVPIIALTANVVEDDVDEYINAGMDDFVAKPIVKNKLEVVLNRYLNKEQILFNEDVAKGVAEYIKSDDHKLIAAAVNEYCQISWHYAQTLLHAVSEFNEGSSLYIINKLLALSEKYQFTLALNVLYKIKQNVEDGMNENVFSLIDELKDVIYKIKHSIEIFK; this is translated from the coding sequence ATGTTGCGTAACAAAAGTATTGCTGTAAAGTTTTTTTTAGGTTTCTTTTTAACAAGTGCAATAGCCATATTACTAATGATGGCTGTTGTTTATTTTGCAGTAAAAAATCATGTTATTAACACAAGAGTTGACCGTTTAGAAATTATTCATAATATAAAAGTTAAACAGCTTCAAAATGCTGTTCACTATATGGAAAATCCTATTCTTAGGTTTTTAAAGACTAATTCAGATGCGTATGGTTTAGATAAATTATTTAATGCTTATAATAATCTGTCAAATGGTATCAGCAGTGAAACTGTTGAAGTATGCAGAAATGAGCTTTCAAAACAGTATGCAGGGCAGTATAACAATAAGCCAATTCTTAATTATCTTAATATATCATCTAATTATGCTGTGCCTGTAAGTAACTCTGGCATTATTGCTCAATGTATGGATTTAATGGAGAAAATAGGCATAGAGTCTATGAAAGATATTAATTATAATGAGCCATTTATTAAAAAATATAAAGAGCTGTCAGAATATTTTTCTAATACTTTTTCTCTACTTTTAGATACATCAGGATTTGAAAATATATTGTTTGTGTCATCTGATGATGACATAGTTTTTACTCCACGAAAAAGCTCTGTTTTAGGTCATAATCTTATATCATCACACTGGATAAAGGGTCTTTCAAATCAAATTTCAAAATTTCATTCTATGGTAAATGAAGGTGGCACTGATTATTATTTTGTAGATATGCAGCCATATATGCCATTAGATGGATACCCTGCATTTTTTATTATTTCGCCAATATTTAAAGATTCTAAATATTATGGCAGCATTGTTTTAGTTTTGTCATCTTTATTTATAGACACAATATTATCAGATAACAATAACTGGCAGAAAGAAGGTTTAGGTAAAACTGGTGATGTTTATATTACAAATTTAAATGATAAGTTTCGTTCAAATAAGCGGTATTTAGTTGAAAACAGGCAGGATTATCTTGCACTTTTAAAAAATATTAAAAATCCATCTGTTGCTTATGATATGGTAGAGCAGTTTGGCACAGTTGCTTACTATGGTTCAATTTTAAGAAATCCATCATTAGATGCTTATGCAGGAAATAAAGGTTATGATTTTTCTAAAACTGTTGATGGAATAGATATTGTTACATATTATTCACCAGTTAATATTGGAAACCTTAAATGGATGTTATTTGTCCGCATGGAATTAAGTGAAATAATTAGCGAAGTAGTTCCCATTAAAATATTAATGCGTAATATGATTATACCAGTCCTTATTATTCTGCTGACAGTAACTACGGCTTTTGCATATTTTATTACAAAGCCTATCAGACAGATGCAGAAAAGCTGTATGGCTATTGCTTCTGGTGAAAGTTTACCAATAGATGTGCATGGCTCTTATAAAGAGATTAATGATTTGGTAAAATCTTTTGATACAATGATTACTATATTAATGGAAAATGAAAAGCAGACAGAAGAAGTAAAAAAGGCGCTAGAAGATACTATATCTAATAAGGCACTTATTGCTCAGGAATTAAAAAAAGAAAAAGATTTTATTACCCGTATTCTTGATGCCAAAGGGTTTATAATATTTGTTATAGATGATAATGATAAAATTATTAGAACAAATAATGCTATTAAGGATTTTTATCCAGATTTAGATTTACTAGGATTAAACTATAAAGAAATAGTGCCTGATGAATATCAACGAAGAATAGTATATATTGTATCAATGCTTAGAGCTGGTGATGCCCAAGTACTTCATTTAATTACTGAAATAAAGCTGAATGACAAAACAGCTTTTATAGAATGGACTTTTTCTGTATTTACAAGCAGAGATTTTGAAGATGGTCATCTTGTTCAGTTTATAACTGCAATAGGTGTAAATGTTACAGAAAGATATGAAGCAGAAAAAAGCTATAAAGAAAGTGCATCTATGTTTCATAGAATATTTTCTAAAGCTTATGATGCAATATTAATTGCAGATGAAAATAATAATATTTTACTTGTTAATAAATCATTTGAATCACTTTTTGAAGTAGATTATATAGATTTAGTAGGCAAGCCTGTTATTACTAATATCATATCAAATGAATATAAAAATGTTATTCTTTCAGATACTCAAGAAGGTAAATCTTTAGAAATTGAAGCACTTCGCTCTGATAAATCAAAATTTCCTGTAGACATATCAATATCTAAAATAATGTATCAGGATAAACTTAGTATATTATATATATTAAGAGATGCATCTCTTAGGAAGAAACAGGATAGGCAGTTACAGGCTGCTCTTAAACGAGCAAAAGATGCAGAAAAAACAAAAAGTGAATTTTTTGTAAATATGAGTAATGAAATTCGCATACCACTTAATGGTATTATGGGATTTATTGATTTATTAAAGGAAACTAATCTTGATACTACACAAAAAGAATATTTAAAAATTATTAATTCCAGTTCAGATGGTTTATTTAGTATTATTAATGATATATTAGATTTTTCTAAAATTGAAAGTGGTAAAATGCAGCTGGAATCAATAGAGTTTAATTCATGGAAAGTTTTTGAAGATTCTGTTGCAATTTATGCGACAAAAGCAATGGATAAAAATATTTTATTAATATGCTTGTTTAGTATAGATATGCCTAAATATCTTTTAGGTGACCCGCTGCGTATCAGGCAGATAATAATTAACCTTATATCTAATGCTATTAAATTTACTGATGTAAAAGGCAGAGTTATAGTCAGAGCAACAGTAATTTCAAAAAACAGTGATAAATGCAAAATCAGAATATCTATTAAAGATAATGGTATAGGCATAGCAAAAGAGCAGCAGAAAATGATGATGGATGCTTTTTCACAGCCAGATACATCTATTACCCATCAGTATGGCGGCAGCGGTTTAGGGCTTGCAATATGCAAAAGTTTAACTCAGTCTATGCACTCATCACTAAATGTATACAGTGAATACGGCAAAGGCAGTGAGTTTTATTTTACATTAGAGCTGCCTGTTGTTGATAGAAAAGATACACAAATGAAAACAGATTTTTCTAATACACATATTATACTTTTAGGATGTGAAGAAAACTGCCCTGCAAAAGAGCTTTATGAAGAATATATTAAAAATCTTAAAGTTGAAGTTCGCTATACTACAAATATAGATGATATTCGTCCAGATGATATAAAAATAGTTGGTATTAGTTATGATGATAATGAATATGACTTTATTAAAAAAGTAGTAAATGAGTTTCCTGAAAAATCTTTTATCATATTCAGTATTACTTCTCTTGATAATAGAATATATGATTTAGGTGATACAAATGTGTATCCGCTTGTTCCACCCCTTAGTATGTCAAAACTTATATCAGTGCTGTCAGATATACTTGGTTACAATAAATCATACCTTGCTAAAAACAAAAAAACAGAAAAAAATATTTTCTCTGGTTCTATTATGCTTGTAGATGATAATGAAGTAAATAACAGGCTTTCAGAAATTTTGCTTAAAAATATGGGGCTTAAAGTTGATATAGCAGAAAATGGACAGATAGCAGTAGATAAATATAAGAAAAACATGTATGATTTGATTTTTATGGATGTATATATGCCTATAAAAGATGGGTTAACTGCAGCAAGAGAAATAGTTGCTTATGAAAGAGAAATGAAACTGCCTCATGTTCCTATTATTGCTCTTACTGCTAATGTAGTAGAAGATGATGTTGATGAATATATTAATGCTGGAATGGATGATTTTGTTGCAAAACCTATTGTAAAAAATAAACTGGAAGTAGTATTAAACAGATATTTAAATAAAGAGCAGATATTGTTTAATGAAGATGTAGCAAAAGGTGTTGCAGAGTATATTAAATCTGATGACCATAAATTAATTGCTGCAGCGGTGAATGAATACTGCCAAATTTCATGGCATTATGCTCAAACTCTCTTACATGCAGTAAGTGAGTTTAATGAAGGCTCATCATTATATATTATTAATAAACTGCTTGCCTTGTCAGAAAAATATCAGTTTACACTTGCTTTAAATGTGCTTTATAAAATTAAGCAGAATGTTGAAGATGGTATGAATGAGAATGTTTTTTCATTAATTGATGAACTAAAAGATGTTATATATAAAATAAAACATTCTATTGAGATTTTTAAATGA
- a CDS encoding HD-GYP domain-containing protein, translated as MTDTRKLNLLYYNTFSDCRDIVANAAIPIDIGVSYINDINEVMKHIMSRDSIDIFFIDYDGRAELIDLVSKVHKYDEDLLIYLITDIDSEEEKIKAYNAGVIDFFLLPLSSHILQALLKNMACLRGSRLKLYNKTNMLQYEIEQAVKTVKERELESLLLLARASEYKDKDTANHILRVGKYSAIIMENLGGSHEDIELMLYSAPLHDVGKIGISDSILNKSSKLTEEEYNIMKTHATKGYEILSGTKSKYLEAGAIIALSHHEKYDGSGYPNGLKGDSIHLYGRIVAVADVFDALISERVYKNSWTLEHAVEYLKSQAGIHFDPVIIEKFLEKIDDAAAVFKNLMPEK; from the coding sequence ATGACAGATACAAGAAAGTTAAATCTTTTATATTATAATACATTTTCTGATTGCAGGGATATAGTAGCAAATGCAGCCATACCAATAGATATAGGTGTTTCATACATTAATGATATTAATGAAGTGATGAAGCATATTATGAGCCGCGACAGTATAGATATATTCTTTATTGACTATGATGGCAGAGCAGAACTTATTGATTTAGTTTCAAAAGTGCATAAGTATGATGAAGATTTGCTTATCTACTTAATAACAGATATTGATAGTGAAGAAGAAAAAATCAAGGCATATAATGCTGGTGTAATAGATTTTTTTTTACTTCCATTAAGCAGTCATATATTGCAGGCATTATTAAAAAATATGGCATGTCTTCGTGGTTCAAGGCTTAAACTGTATAATAAAACTAATATGTTACAGTATGAAATAGAGCAGGCAGTAAAAACTGTTAAGGAAAGAGAGCTTGAATCACTGCTTTTGCTTGCAAGAGCATCAGAATATAAAGATAAAGATACTGCAAACCATATTCTAAGAGTAGGCAAATATTCTGCTATAATAATGGAAAATTTAGGCGGGAGTCATGAAGATATAGAATTAATGCTTTATTCTGCACCTTTGCATGATGTTGGTAAAATTGGTATTTCAGACAGCATATTAAATAAATCATCAAAACTTACAGAAGAAGAATATAATATAATGAAAACTCATGCCACAAAAGGTTATGAGATACTTTCAGGCACTAAAAGCAAGTATTTAGAAGCTGGTGCCATTATTGCCTTATCACACCATGAAAAATATGATGGCAGTGGGTATCCTAATGGATTAAAAGGGGACAGCATACATTTATATGGCAGAATTGTTGCTGTTGCAGATGTATTTGATGCATTAATTTCTGAAAGAGTATATAAAAATTCATGGACATTAGAGCATGCTGTAGAATATTTAAAAAGTCAAGCTGGTATTCATTTTGACCCAGTAATTATTGAAAAATTCCTTGAAAAAATAGATGATGCAGCAGCTGTTTTCAAAAATCTTATGCCTGAAAAATAA
- a CDS encoding IS3 family transposase, whose protein sequence is MFKKAGSLNAVKGTESSTEKAQIITALRLYYSLDILLSVSNMKRSTYYYNVKKPAALDKYAEVKAYILEIYEKSNKTYGYPRITKALEKLGYTYDRKTVAKLMKELNISSIIRVKKRYKQGRVSHICSNKLNRAFTSEKPCLKWVTDVAEIKINNEKVYLSAIMDLYNREITAYSVSKYNNEEMVIDNLKQAIDKTKDTTGLMIHSDQGILYQANQFRKLLKENNIEQSMSRRGNCYDNAVMESFFATLKCELVYINKFKNIEQFKYELEKYIDFYNNYRIKANGLTPLQEKEIYLVA, encoded by the coding sequence ATATTTAAAAAAGCTGGAAGCCTTAATGCAGTCAAAGGAACAGAGAGTTCAACAGAAAAAGCACAAATAATAACTGCATTAAGGCTGTATTACAGTTTGGATATCCTGTTGTCTGTGAGTAATATGAAAAGAAGCACTTACTATTATAATGTTAAAAAGCCTGCTGCATTAGATAAATATGCAGAAGTCAAGGCATATATATTAGAAATATATGAAAAATCTAACAAGACTTACGGCTATCCAAGAATAACAAAGGCATTAGAGAAACTGGGTTATACTTATGACAGGAAGACAGTAGCAAAATTAATGAAGGAATTAAATATTTCATCAATAATCAGGGTTAAGAAAAGGTATAAACAAGGCAGAGTAAGTCATATATGCAGCAATAAATTAAACAGAGCCTTTACAAGTGAGAAACCATGTTTAAAATGGGTAACAGATGTGGCAGAGATAAAAATTAATAATGAAAAGGTGTATTTATCAGCAATAATGGATTTGTATAACAGAGAAATAACAGCATACAGTGTAAGCAAATATAATAATGAAGAAATGGTAATAGATAATTTAAAACAGGCAATAGATAAAACAAAAGATACAACAGGGTTAATGATACATTCAGACCAGGGTATATTATATCAGGCTAATCAATTTAGAAAGTTATTAAAGGAAAATAATATAGAGCAGAGTATGTCAAGGCGTGGCAACTGCTATGATAATGCTGTTATGGAAAGTTTCTTTGCTACTTTAAAATGTGAATTGGTTTATATTAACAAATTCAAAAATATAGAACAGTTTAAATATGAACTTGAAAAATATATTGATTTCTATAATAATTACAGAATAAAAGCTAATGGACTTACACCTTTACAGGAAAAAGAAATTTATTTAGTGGCTTAG